The nucleotide sequence CATTAACTTCATCTTGTAATTAGAAACCATTGACTTTTAGTTTTTTATTCTTACATTACTAAATGCTAATAAAATTCTCTACAAACAATAATAAAAGAGAAAGACCGATTGTAGGAAAAATAAGCTTAAACATAAACTCTCATCAAAGCCCTCAGAATTTTACTCCTTAGCTTATCTTCTCCTCAACAACAATATAACGAGTACTGCAACAATGATTACCACGACAACCACAGTAGCTATAATGCCTAAAGATAATCCTGAACTAGAGGAAGCAGGAGTTGATGAAGGCACTGTAGATGATAATGATTGAGTAGTAGTTGTGGAACTTTGTGAACTCGTTGAAGTAGATGTAGAGGATGAAACACTCGATGAAGAGGTGCTGGATGTGGAAGAGGTTGTAGTGGATGTTGTGGAAGTAGTCTGGCTAGTGGTCTGAGTAGTAGTTGAACTTGTTGTTGATGTCGTAGTAGTAGAAGATGTACTGGTAGTAGTAGATGTAGAGGTTGTAGTGGATGTTGTGCTTGTCGTCGTTGTGCTTGAAGAATATGAAAACGTTGGCGTTAACACATTAATGAGCGAGATATATGCATTGTTAGCTTCAGTCAGCTGAATCTGATATAGGTATCCATTAGAGTAAAAAGCCTGTAATGGGTATGCGTATGAGGAGGTTGAATTATATATGATATTTCCGTTAGTGTAGTTAACTAATATGTAGTTATAACTATATTTATTTTCTATCACATTATTAATTACGGCATAACCACGTCCAAAGGTAACTTGACTAGGTAAAGCTAGACCAGGGATAGGGAAGATATTATAGTCGAGGTTTTCTAAATTTAATTTAATCAAATTAGTCCCTATTACAAAGAATGCTGTATTATTTTCCACTAAATTTCCTGATGGGATTGCCCCTCCACTAGGAATTTCTTTCAATATTTTACCATTAGTAACGTTGATTACCATTGTTGATGTTGAATTCGATACTATTAGGTAATAGTCCTTTATTAACTCAACACCAGATAAACTGCTTAAACTTATGTTCCATTTACCCAAGAGAGTTATCTCTGATTTGAAATGCAAAGCTGAAGGGGTTACGGGACCTAGAAACGAAGAAATCAGTTGGGATGGTGGCGCTAAATAAATTATTAGTATATTACCATAACTAGAATTAAAGAAACTATATATAGTCTGGTTGTAAAATCTATATATTACTTGGTTTGGAATATACAATACACTTTGATTACCGAGTAAAGTTAGATAAATTAAACCATGCTGAGTAGGATATGCCACGGTATAGTTCCTGAAGAACTGGGAGCTGACTACTTTAAGCTTTGATATTATAGAGACGTTACTATAATATAGATTCTTAAAAGTACCAGAGAATAAGCTACTTAAGGATGACCCATTTATATATACTGAATCGACCACTGAGTAGGAACCATTGTAGGGTATAACAGTTGATTCTACACTGAAATTTATTGGAGGACTCACTGTTAGTATTTTAACTAAATTAGATGAGTTAACATAATACACATTCGAAGAATATGATATTCCCTGAGATACTATAGATTGCTGGTTAACTGCTAAGAGTATCCCGCCATTATAACCTTGGACATCAGTTACAAAACCTGTAACTGAATATGTAGCCTGCGTTTGTAATTCAACTGAGGCAATGGCTACTCCAGACAGTAATGTTGCCATAATAATTATGAGGGCTATATTAGTGGTTTTCCCCATGATTAAATAGGATTTAAGATAAAATATAAAAATTTAACTAACTAAATGATAAGTTCTCAAACAACATGATGTTAACCTTTTTAATATCCTTGCCACTTTACTTATGCTCATAACTTCCAGAAATTTAAACATTTAAAATAATGTCTTGTATCTACGTTGACGCTCATAAATCCAGTCCTCTCTCTCAGAATGACAATGGACTCCATATCTTTCACATAAGTCCTTTATTTCATTCTCTTTTTCCTCCCACCATGACTGATTGCAATCGAAGTTAGGCAAACCCCTATAATTATTGTATTTATCATATACTATGAATGATGAAGTCTCGCTGGCTAACTTCACTATTTCCTCAAAGCCACTGTCATTAACCCCTTTTATAATAGGTCCTAGAAAAATCCAGGTTCTAACGCTTCTAGATAACTTCTTAATTGATTCTGCTCTTGCCTTAGGGGGAGGTGCTAGAGGCTCAATATATCTACTCACAACCTTATCCAGTGTTGTAATGGTTAAACCTACATCCACCTTATCACTATACCTTGACAACAAGTCCAGATCCCTGACAACCATAGGTGACTTAGTCTGAATAGAGACCCTAAAGCCATGGGATAGGAGAACCTCTAAGCTTTTCCTGGTAAGTTTATACAGCCCCTCTACTGGTTGATAAG is from Sulfolobus acidocaldarius DSM 639 and encodes:
- a CDS encoding SPL family radical SAM protein, which produces MIIREVEVKSALSKSGLKEIDYSLNPYNNCRFSCIYCYAQRYVSDKWGEVITIKRNIVDVLKREVYKYRRGVVGVSTIVDPYQPVEGLYKLTRKSLEVLLSHGFRVSIQTKSPMVVRDLDLLSRYSDKVDVGLTITTLDKVVSRYIEPLAPPPKARAESIKKLSRSVRTWIFLGPIIKGVNDSGFEEIVKLASETSSFIVYDKYNNYRGLPNFDCNQSWWEEKENEIKDLCERYGVHCHSEREDWIYERQRRYKTLF